GCCTGGCTGCAGTTTTTCTGGCAGAAGGCTTTATTGTTGACCAGGCAGAAGATGGAGGGGTGGCCATTGGAAAGTTAGGTCAAAATAATTATGACATCGTGATTACTGATATAAAAATGCCAAAAATCGGGGGGATTGATGTTCTTAAAGAGGCAAAAAAGCTGAATCCTTCCACCGTGGTAGTGGTGATGACGGGTTACGGTACGGTTGAAAGTGCCGTGGAAGCAATGAAATTTGGGGCCTGTGATTACCTGGAGAAACCTTTTTCCATCGAGGAAATGCAATTGCGGGTAGTTAATGGGCTGAAAATGCGTCATTATGAACATGAACTTACCTATCTCCGCGGCGAGCGAAATATTATTTATCATTTTGATAACTTTATTGGTGAAAGCCCCAGTATCAAAAAAGTTTTTGCTACTTTAAAAAAGGTTTCCTGCAGTAATGCCAGTATCTTGATAACTGGAGAGACCGGGACTGGTAAAGAGTTGGTGGCCGGTGCCATCCATTATTCCAGTCAGCGTTCCAATAATAGTTTTGTTAAAGTTAATTGTGCGGCATTGCATGATAATTTACTGGAGAGTGAATTGTTCGGCCATGAAAAAGGAGCCTATACTGGGGCAGTGAAACAGCGTATCGGACGGTTTGAACAGGCTCATCGAGGCACTCTGTTTCTGGATGAGATCGGCGATATGAGTCTCAGTACTCAGGCTAAGGTGTTACGCGTCATTCAAGAAAAGGAGTTTGAGCGTCTTGGCGGGGGTAGAACGATTAAAGTAGACGTTCGCATTCTCTCGGCCACCAATAAAGACCTGCTTCAGGAAGTCCAGAATAAGGCGTTTCGCGAAGACCTTTATTTTCGTTTGAATGTTATTACCATCAGGATTCCGGCTTTACGGGAGCGGAAAGAGGATATCACTCTGCTGGCTGACTATTTCCTGAAAAAATTTGCCGGTGATTTAAAGAAAAATGTTCGTTTGATTTCTCCCGGGGCCATGTCGCTG
This DNA window, taken from Pseudomonadota bacterium, encodes the following:
- a CDS encoding sigma-54 dependent transcriptional regulator, producing MISGRILIVDDNISLRESLAAVFLAEGFIVDQAEDGGVAIGKLGQNNYDIVITDIKMPKIGGIDVLKEAKKLNPSTVVVVMTGYGTVESAVEAMKFGACDYLEKPFSIEEMQLRVVNGLKMRHYEHELTYLRGERNIIYHFDNFIGESPSIKKVFATLKKVSCSNASILITGETGTGKELVAGAIHYSSQRSNNSFVKVNCAALHDNLLESELFGHEKGAYTGAVKQRIGRFEQAHRGTLFLDEIGDMSLSTQAKVLRVIQEKEFERLGGGRTIKVDVRILSATNKDLLQEVQNKAFREDLYFRLNVITIRIPALRERKEDITLLADYFLKKFAGDLKKNVRLISPGAMSLLKRYQWPGNVRELENCLERAVLMCEGSEIKRDDLFFMEDMEASSDDAPAVKIPPSGILLKDMEKSLVVETLKMCNWIQKDAAEMLGISKRVMNYKVKQYNLSNPRWIKNK